Proteins from a genomic interval of Prevotella sp. E13-27:
- a CDS encoding ABC-F family ATP-binding cassette domain-containing protein, translated as MISVEGLKVEFGVKPLFSDATFVINDRDRIALVGKNGAGKSTMLKILCGMEQPTDGKVNVSNDTTIGYLPQVMKLQDDTTVKDEAQKAFADIKKVEERIRRMEQQLNERTDYESDEYMSLVEKFTTEHERYQMLGTDGYEAEIERTLMGLGFKRTDLDRPTREFSGGWRMRIELAKILLLHPDVLLLDEPTNHLDIDSIQWLEQFLAQSTSAVVLVSHDRAFINNVSNRTLEISCGKVIDYRVKYDEYVTLRKERREQQLRAYENQQKEMEDIRDFVERFRYKPTKAVQVQQRLRQLEKMVPIEIDEVDRSAMHFRFPPCLRSGDFPVICDDVKKEYDHVVFDKVNLTIKRGEKVAFVGKNGEGKSTLVKCIMGEIPFEGNLKIGHNVQIGYFAQNQAQLLDETLTVYQTIDYVAKGDVRLRINDILGAFMFGGEASDKYVKVLSGGERSRLAMIKLLLEPVNLLILDEPTNHLDMASKDVLKEAIMAFDGTAIIVSHDREFLDGLVSKVYEFGGGQVREHIGGIYDFLRTRKISELNELNVSLAQPSKDVQQARQSQAATSAQTAQPSQSSVSYAEHKEQQKRKRKLERQVEECERKIASMEARLKELDELLCDPKNASDMTLVSEYTDTKRQLDEEVERWEKVSEELLDD; from the coding sequence ATGATTTCAGTAGAAGGATTGAAAGTGGAGTTTGGCGTGAAGCCGCTATTCAGTGATGCCACCTTCGTTATCAACGACCGCGACCGCATAGCCCTTGTTGGAAAGAACGGCGCAGGCAAATCTACGATGCTCAAGATACTCTGCGGCATGGAGCAACCCACTGACGGTAAGGTGAACGTCTCCAACGACACCACCATAGGCTATCTGCCCCAGGTGATGAAGCTTCAGGATGACACTACTGTTAAGGATGAAGCGCAGAAGGCTTTTGCCGATATAAAAAAGGTGGAAGAGCGTATCCGCAGGATGGAACAACAGCTCAATGAACGTACTGATTATGAGAGTGATGAGTATATGTCGCTCGTGGAAAAGTTTACCACCGAGCATGAGCGCTATCAGATGTTGGGTACAGATGGCTACGAGGCGGAGATAGAGCGCACGCTCATGGGACTTGGCTTCAAACGTACGGACTTGGATCGCCCTACACGAGAGTTCTCAGGAGGTTGGCGTATGCGTATCGAGCTGGCAAAGATTCTTCTCTTACATCCTGACGTGCTGCTTCTCGACGAGCCCACCAACCACCTTGACATAGACTCTATACAGTGGCTTGAACAGTTTCTGGCTCAGTCAACGAGTGCCGTGGTGCTGGTTAGTCACGACCGTGCTTTCATAAACAACGTGTCGAACCGCACGCTCGAGATTTCATGTGGAAAGGTTATTGACTACAGGGTGAAGTACGACGAATATGTCACTCTGCGCAAAGAGCGCCGCGAACAGCAGTTGCGCGCCTACGAGAACCAGCAGAAAGAGATGGAGGATATACGCGATTTCGTGGAGCGTTTCCGTTACAAGCCCACAAAGGCCGTACAGGTGCAGCAACGCCTGCGCCAGCTTGAGAAGATGGTTCCCATAGAGATTGACGAGGTGGACCGCTCAGCCATGCATTTCAGGTTCCCGCCTTGCCTGCGCTCAGGCGATTTCCCTGTAATCTGCGACGATGTTAAGAAAGAGTATGACCACGTGGTGTTTGACAAGGTTAACCTCACCATAAAGCGTGGCGAGAAAGTGGCTTTCGTAGGCAAGAACGGCGAGGGAAAATCTACGCTCGTGAAATGCATAATGGGCGAGATACCTTTTGAAGGCAATCTGAAGATAGGCCATAACGTTCAGATAGGCTATTTCGCACAGAACCAGGCACAGCTCTTGGATGAGACGCTTACAGTCTATCAGACCATAGACTATGTGGCCAAGGGTGATGTGCGCCTTCGCATAAACGACATTCTGGGAGCATTCATGTTCGGAGGCGAGGCTTCCGACAAGTACGTGAAGGTTCTCAGCGGTGGTGAGCGTAGCCGTCTGGCTATGATAAAACTGCTTCTCGAGCCTGTCAACCTGCTCATCCTCGACGAGCCTACGAACCATCTGGACATGGCTTCGAAAGACGTGCTGAAAGAGGCTATAATGGCGTTTGACGGTACGGCGATAATAGTAAGCCACGACCGAGAATTTCTTGACGGACTTGTAAGCAAGGTCTATGAGTTCGGAGGTGGACAGGTGCGCGAGCATATCGGCGGCATCTACGACTTCCTGCGTACAAGGAAGATATCGGAACTCAACGAGCTTAACGTGTCGTTGGCACAGCCGTCGAAGGACGTTCAGCAGGCTCGTCAGTCTCAGGCGGCTACATCAGCACAGACTGCCCAGCCCTCGCAGTCGTCGGTTAGCTATGCTGAACACAAGGAGCAACAGAAGCGTAAGCGCAAACTGGAGCGACAGGTGGAGGAATGTGAGCGCAAGATAGCATCTATGGAGGCTCGCCTGAAAGAGCTTGACGAACTGCTCTGTGACCCGAAGAACGCCTCTGACATGACGCTCGTGAGTGAATATACAGACACGAAGCGACAGCTCGACGAAGAGGTGGAAAGATGGGAAAAAGTCTCAGAAGAACTTCTTGATGACTGA
- a CDS encoding M13 family metallopeptidase: MKTKMIIAMAGLATMMACTSEKKMGSGMDLSNFDKTVKAGDDFYQYACGGWMKNNPLPPAYPRYGSFDVLAEENNKRVNGILDELLKGSYEKGSVEQKLSDLYKLAMDSVKREQDGVKPLMPIIERMENAKTVEELFSIQMEIAPIGDVEFWSVYLGADDKNAKENIVTVYQGGLMLGQKDYYLENDTATAKIREEYKKHIVRMFQLFGFTENEAAQKRDNILKTETALARVSRSNTELRDPQLNYNKTTLGEFQKQYPHLQLETVLNARGIDSKYLQELVVGQPEFLAGADKVVASLTPAEYRDYMEWGQILNAASMLDEEVQKTNFEFFGKVLSGRKEDHPLWRRSTRQLESVMGEALGQIYVKKYFPAEAKERMVKLVKNLQVALSERINAQDWMSDSTKQNAQEKLNAFYVKVGYPDKWTDISALTIDPEKSFYENMVECNRFWTKWDIEHKAGKPVDRDDWHMYPQTVNAYYNPTTNEICFPAGILQKPFFDMEADDAFNYGAIGVVIGHEMTHGFDDSGRQYDKNGNMCDWWTQQDADNFKERTGRYADFFSAIEVLPGLNANGQLTLGENLADHGGLQVAWTAFQNAIKDNPLTDADGFTPAQRFFIAYAGVWAGNITEEEIRNRTKNDPHSLGRWRVNGALPHIDAWYEAFGITPDDKMYIPKGQRLSLW; the protein is encoded by the coding sequence ATGAAAACAAAAATGATTATTGCAATGGCTGGTCTTGCCACTATGATGGCATGTACGAGCGAAAAGAAAATGGGGTCGGGAATGGACCTCAGCAATTTTGATAAGACTGTCAAAGCCGGCGACGACTTCTATCAGTATGCCTGTGGCGGATGGATGAAGAACAACCCGCTGCCTCCAGCATATCCGCGTTATGGCTCGTTTGACGTGTTAGCTGAAGAGAACAACAAGCGCGTCAACGGAATACTCGACGAGCTGCTCAAGGGAAGCTATGAGAAAGGCTCTGTAGAGCAGAAACTCAGCGACCTCTACAAGCTCGCTATGGACTCTGTGAAAAGGGAACAGGATGGCGTTAAGCCTCTGATGCCTATCATAGAGCGCATGGAGAACGCAAAGACCGTAGAAGAGCTCTTTAGCATACAAATGGAGATCGCGCCAATAGGTGATGTGGAGTTCTGGTCTGTCTATCTTGGTGCCGATGACAAGAACGCCAAGGAGAATATCGTGACCGTTTACCAGGGCGGATTGATGCTCGGTCAGAAGGATTATTATCTGGAGAATGATACCGCCACGGCCAAGATTCGCGAGGAGTACAAGAAGCATATCGTACGCATGTTCCAGCTGTTCGGATTTACTGAAAACGAAGCTGCTCAGAAGCGTGATAACATTCTGAAAACTGAAACCGCTCTCGCTCGCGTATCTCGCTCAAACACAGAGCTTCGCGACCCTCAGTTAAACTATAACAAAACCACTCTTGGCGAGTTCCAGAAGCAGTATCCTCACCTGCAGTTGGAGACCGTTCTCAACGCCCGTGGAATAGACAGCAAATATCTGCAGGAGCTGGTTGTCGGTCAGCCGGAATTCTTGGCTGGAGCAGACAAGGTTGTTGCTTCGCTTACCCCCGCAGAATATCGCGACTATATGGAGTGGGGACAGATACTCAACGCAGCATCCATGTTGGACGAGGAAGTTCAGAAGACTAACTTTGAGTTCTTTGGCAAGGTGCTGTCAGGACGCAAGGAGGACCATCCTCTATGGCGCCGTTCTACACGTCAGCTTGAAAGCGTGATGGGTGAAGCTCTCGGACAGATATACGTGAAGAAGTATTTCCCCGCTGAAGCAAAGGAACGCATGGTGAAGCTCGTGAAGAATCTGCAGGTTGCACTTTCTGAGCGTATTAACGCACAGGACTGGATGAGCGATTCCACTAAGCAGAATGCACAGGAAAAGCTTAATGCCTTCTATGTAAAAGTGGGCTATCCAGACAAGTGGACAGACATATCGGCTCTTACGATAGATCCTGAGAAATCGTTCTACGAGAACATGGTTGAGTGTAACCGATTCTGGACGAAGTGGGATATTGAGCACAAGGCAGGAAAGCCCGTTGATCGCGATGACTGGCACATGTATCCGCAGACCGTTAATGCCTACTACAACCCAACGACCAATGAGATATGCTTCCCCGCAGGCATACTGCAGAAGCCTTTCTTTGACATGGAGGCTGACGATGCTTTTAACTATGGCGCTATAGGCGTTGTGATTGGCCATGAGATGACCCACGGCTTTGACGATTCTGGTCGTCAGTATGACAAGAACGGCAATATGTGTGACTGGTGGACACAGCAGGATGCCGACAACTTCAAGGAACGTACAGGCCGCTATGCTGACTTCTTCTCAGCTATCGAGGTGTTACCCGGACTTAATGCTAATGGCCAGCTTACACTTGGCGAGAATCTTGCCGACCACGGCGGTCTCCAGGTGGCGTGGACAGCATTCCAGAATGCCATAAAGGATAATCCGCTGACTGATGCCGACGGATTCACTCCTGCACAGCGTTTCTTTATCGCTTATGCCGGAGTTTGGGCAGGAAACATTACCGAAGAAGAGATTCGTAACAGAACCAAGAACGACCCTCACTCACTGGGACGTTGGCGCGTAAATGGTGCTTTGCCACACATAGACGCTTGGTATGAGGCATTCGGGATTACTCCTGACGATAAAATGTACATTCCAAAGGGACAGAGGCTTTCTCTCTGGTAA
- a CDS encoding DUF4974 domain-containing protein, giving the protein MEINEKIQMLLDMQEHPENYSEQTLETMLKAPEVRELMEATAQLKQAMTWENTGKNTANIDAEWQHFSKTHYNESKLRRGWLKIAATFIGVLFITGMAFATIHIVRNFVEKDTKAPVQETKISDSHQPVISADTIKSDTIVMATPVIFDNVTLDSIAKDIAAYHHIGMDLQNDQAKQLRFYFVWKRNDSLQEVVEKLNMFERVNMAVEDGKLIIR; this is encoded by the coding sequence ATGGAAATTAACGAAAAAATCCAGATGCTGCTCGATATGCAGGAGCATCCCGAAAACTACTCGGAACAGACATTGGAGACAATGCTGAAAGCCCCCGAAGTGCGCGAACTCATGGAGGCTACGGCGCAGTTGAAGCAGGCCATGACTTGGGAAAACACTGGCAAGAATACTGCAAATATAGATGCCGAGTGGCAGCATTTTTCAAAGACCCATTACAACGAAAGTAAACTCCGTCGCGGATGGCTGAAGATCGCCGCAACATTCATTGGTGTACTCTTTATTACAGGCATGGCTTTTGCTACAATCCACATTGTTCGTAATTTTGTAGAAAAAGATACAAAAGCCCCTGTTCAAGAAACAAAGATTTCAGATTCTCACCAACCTGTCATATCGGCTGATACCATCAAGAGCGACACCATTGTCATGGCAACACCAGTTATTTTCGACAATGTTACACTTGATAGCATTGCCAAGGACATTGCAGCCTATCATCACATCGGTATGGACTTGCAGAACGATCAGGCTAAGCAACTCCGTTTCTATTTCGTTTGGAAACGGAACGACAGTCTGCAAGAGGTAGTCGAAAAGTTGAATATGTTCGAGCGTGTCAATATGGCTGTGGAGGACGGTAAACTGATTATCCGATGA
- the radA gene encoding DNA repair protein RadA, with product MAKEKTAYVCSNCGQESPKWIGKCPACGQWNTFKEITIAPTPTHVKASSAAAQAGHALRTNKVLKLKDINAHDDPRIDMHDEELNRVLGGGLVPGSIVLLGGEPGIGKSTLSLQTMLRLTDKRILYVSGEESAHQLKMRAQRLSAVEPENFLLLCENSLENIFEHIKVQQPELVVIDSIQTIATDEVESSAGSISQVRECASALLRFAKTSGVPVILIGHITKEGTLAGPKILEHIVDTVIQFEGDQHYMYRILRSIKNRFGSTSELGIYEMEQNGLRQVSNPSELLLSESQDGLSGVAITSAIEGVRPFLVETQALVSSAAYGTPQRSATGFDQRRLNMLLAVLEKRVGFKLMQKDVFLNIAGGLRVTDLAMDLSVIAAVLSSNVDTPIEQGWCMAGEVGLSGEVRPVGRIDQRIAEAEKLGFSHIIVPKYNIQGLDRKRFSIEIHPVRKVEEALRVLFG from the coding sequence ATGGCAAAGGAAAAGACTGCATACGTTTGTTCGAACTGCGGACAGGAGTCGCCAAAATGGATTGGCAAATGTCCTGCCTGCGGACAGTGGAACACTTTCAAGGAGATAACAATCGCACCAACGCCCACCCACGTCAAGGCATCAAGTGCCGCCGCACAGGCAGGCCACGCCTTGCGTACTAATAAAGTACTGAAGCTCAAGGATATAAACGCCCACGACGACCCTCGCATAGACATGCACGACGAAGAGTTGAATCGCGTGCTTGGCGGAGGTCTCGTCCCTGGCAGCATAGTGCTCCTCGGTGGCGAGCCTGGCATTGGCAAATCCACCCTGTCGCTTCAGACCATGCTCAGACTTACTGACAAGCGCATACTCTATGTCAGCGGTGAGGAGAGCGCCCATCAGCTGAAGATGAGGGCACAGCGATTGTCGGCTGTAGAGCCCGAGAATTTCCTGCTCTTATGTGAAAACTCGCTGGAGAACATCTTTGAGCACATCAAGGTACAGCAGCCCGAGCTGGTGGTCATAGACTCCATACAGACCATTGCCACAGACGAAGTGGAGTCGTCGGCAGGATCCATATCTCAGGTGCGTGAGTGCGCCTCCGCCCTACTCCGTTTTGCCAAGACGAGCGGCGTGCCCGTCATCCTCATAGGCCACATCACCAAAGAAGGCACACTCGCAGGTCCGAAAATCCTCGAGCATATCGTTGACACAGTCATCCAGTTCGAAGGCGACCAGCACTATATGTATCGCATACTTCGCAGCATAAAGAACCGATTTGGAAGCACGTCGGAGCTTGGCATCTATGAGATGGAGCAGAACGGACTGCGACAAGTGAGCAACCCTTCCGAGCTGTTGCTCAGCGAGAGTCAGGACGGCCTCTCTGGAGTAGCCATAACCAGCGCCATAGAGGGCGTGAGACCGTTCCTCGTGGAGACTCAGGCACTCGTGTCAAGTGCAGCCTACGGCACTCCACAGCGCTCAGCAACAGGCTTCGACCAGCGACGGTTGAACATGCTGTTGGCAGTCCTCGAGAAGCGTGTAGGCTTCAAGCTCATGCAGAAAGACGTGTTCCTGAACATTGCCGGCGGACTGCGAGTCACAGATCTTGCCATGGACCTCTCGGTCATAGCAGCTGTTCTGTCAAGTAATGTCGATACTCCCATTGAGCAGGGATGGTGTATGGCTGGCGAGGTAGGACTGAGCGGTGAGGTGCGTCCCGTCGGCCGTATAGACCAGCGCATAGCCGAGGCAGAGAAGCTTGGCTTCAGCCACATCATCGTTCCCAAATACAACATTCAGGGCTTAGACCGCAAACGCTTCTCCATAGAGATACATCCCGTCAGAAAAGTAGAAGAAGCCCTAAGAGTGCTTTTCGGATAA
- a CDS encoding zinc ribbon domain-containing protein, with translation MIDENTSNVAAEQQEEMQMTFQRSQVGNVDEQQFQQSAVRNQSAEQYQTVDQYQMAAMAQVTCPYCGSPMDIDADFCEVCHHYARPDICSFCGAGLSMQDAFCPECGSPRGGIVCPTCHTLNDFAFCKQCGQPLTDNARMIMAELRSAPEYQELVALAKEYDELSLERPIVSEREKARETASQQLRERVLRLLAQDNGQSDPEIPAQEKKRLTKEELQKKKEETLNRLAEILDRMELPPSPSPAIVRNYAMAQKPSGVRLAWVCNWKHAMHSSPCGCAKPQLGGKWIVLGRGSKQEIKDDK, from the coding sequence ATGATTGATGAGAATACATCAAATGTTGCTGCGGAACAGCAGGAAGAGATGCAGATGACATTTCAGAGAAGTCAAGTAGGCAACGTTGACGAACAGCAGTTCCAGCAATCGGCAGTTAGAAACCAGTCAGCTGAGCAATATCAGACTGTTGACCAGTACCAGATGGCTGCAATGGCACAGGTGACTTGTCCGTATTGTGGCAGTCCTATGGATATAGATGCAGACTTCTGTGAGGTTTGCCATCACTATGCTCGTCCTGACATATGCTCCTTCTGTGGCGCAGGCCTGTCTATGCAAGACGCTTTCTGTCCTGAGTGCGGTTCTCCGCGTGGCGGCATCGTTTGTCCTACATGTCACACGCTTAATGACTTTGCCTTTTGCAAACAGTGTGGCCAGCCACTTACCGATAACGCCAGGATGATAATGGCTGAGCTCAGAAGTGCTCCAGAGTATCAGGAGTTGGTTGCGCTGGCAAAGGAATACGACGAGCTGTCGCTTGAGCGTCCTATCGTTTCTGAGCGCGAAAAGGCCCGTGAGACGGCTTCACAACAGCTGCGCGAGAGAGTGCTGAGACTTCTGGCACAAGACAACGGACAGTCAGACCCCGAGATACCTGCACAGGAGAAGAAACGCTTGACGAAGGAAGAGCTTCAGAAAAAGAAAGAAGAAACGCTGAACCGACTGGCTGAGATTCTCGACCGCATGGAACTGCCGCCAAGTCCATCGCCAGCTATAGTGCGCAATTACGCCATGGCTCAGAAACCTTCTGGCGTGAGACTTGCCTGGGTGTGCAACTGGAAACATGCCATGCATAGCAGCCCTTGCGGATGCGCCAAGCCACAGCTGGGCGGAAAATGGATTGTGCTGGGCAGGGGAAGCAAACAGGAAATTAAAGATGACAAATAG
- a CDS encoding STM3941 family protein produces MQEIRIYHSIWRTLLPTLGCAAFVVMAFTIIVDSQSSRFMQVVGIVGLLFFGLGFFVIPFMTIRERITGKAYITITDKSIIVRASTSFIINFSDVMSFDIAKMGKHDFVAIHYKPNVEIQKFEDASFFGRLARRLNTNLTGAQENLTTEGTNIKTEELLKILNERLKRA; encoded by the coding sequence ATGCAAGAAATCAGAATTTATCATTCTATTTGGAGGACTCTCCTCCCTACTCTGGGCTGTGCCGCATTTGTAGTAATGGCATTCACGATTATAGTAGATTCACAGTCAAGTCGTTTTATGCAAGTAGTAGGAATTGTAGGTCTTCTATTCTTCGGATTAGGCTTCTTTGTCATACCCTTTATGACGATAAGAGAGCGAATAACCGGTAAGGCTTATATCACCATAACAGACAAGAGTATTATTGTACGTGCTTCAACATCGTTTATAATAAATTTCTCAGATGTTATGTCCTTTGATATTGCGAAAATGGGAAAACATGATTTTGTGGCCATTCATTATAAACCGAATGTAGAAATTCAGAAATTCGAGGATGCCAGTTTCTTTGGACGCCTCGCTCGTAGGTTAAATACAAATCTTACAGGTGCGCAAGAAAATCTGACAACTGAAGGCACTAACATAAAAACAGAAGAGTTGCTCAAGATTTTAAACGAGCGTCTGAAACGAGCATAG
- a CDS encoding sigma-70 family RNA polymerase sigma factor — translation MKEIEIERLFRQHYDQMIRLARTMLYDDEESRDVVSEVFATLVKTDIMPKNIESYLITSVKNRCLNLLEHKEVRARFEQAYTAERASNSSNQEPLTYGETEPAYAERWERLLEYARRNMTCQTLMVFQMRHLKGMKYQDIANELGISKVMVYKHLTKAMTTIKEYKQKNR, via the coding sequence ATGAAAGAAATAGAGATAGAACGGCTTTTCCGTCAACACTACGACCAGATGATACGGTTGGCGAGGACGATGCTCTACGACGACGAGGAATCGCGCGACGTGGTAAGCGAGGTTTTTGCTACGCTAGTAAAGACGGACATTATGCCAAAGAATATTGAGAGCTATCTAATAACGAGCGTAAAGAATCGTTGCCTGAACCTGTTGGAGCACAAGGAGGTGAGGGCGAGGTTTGAACAGGCTTATACCGCAGAGAGAGCCTCCAATTCTTCTAACCAAGAGCCATTGACTTACGGCGAAACAGAACCTGCCTACGCAGAGCGGTGGGAGCGACTGCTGGAGTATGCCAGACGAAACATGACATGTCAGACGCTAATGGTTTTTCAAATGCGACACCTGAAAGGCATGAAGTATCAGGATATTGCCAACGAACTGGGTATCAGTAAGGTAATGGTTTACAAGCACCTGACGAAAGCGATGACAACGATCAAGGAGTATAAACAGAAAAATAGATAG